In Vigna unguiculata cultivar IT97K-499-35 chromosome 3, ASM411807v1, whole genome shotgun sequence, a single genomic region encodes these proteins:
- the LOC114175678 gene encoding DNA repair protein recA homolog 3, mitochondrial-like isoform X1, whose amino-acid sequence MARLLRNTSLLTRSLFVPKGFELGLFGTSQILSFSSKGRRRSKSDGSDSGEENMSKKELALQQALDQITSAFGKGSIMWLGRSVSPKNVPVVSTGSFSLDIALGIGGLPKGRVVEIYGPEASGKTTLALHVIAEAQKQGGYCVFVDAEHALDKTLAESIGVNTENLLLSQPDCGEQALSLVDTLIRSGSVDVIVVDSVAALVPKGELDGEMGDAHMAMQARLMSQALRKLSHALSLSQSILIFINQVRSKISTFGGFSGPTEVTCGGNALKFYASVRLNIKRTGFVKKGEEILGSQVLVKVVKNKLAPPFKTAEFELEFGKGICKETEIIDLSVQHKLILKAGAMYYYNEQNFRGKDALKSFLAENCSALEELETKLREKVLNVETEQVQESDVIKGDVTEEITSVNSTVEETAVVEA is encoded by the exons ATGGCGAGGCTGCTTCGTAACACTTCCCTTCTCACACGCTCGCTATTTGTCCCTAAG GGATTTGAGCTGGGATTATTTGGCACTTCTCAGATTTTGAGCTTTTCATCTAAAG GTAGAAGGCGCTCCAAATCTGATGGAAGTGACTCTGGTGAAGAAAACATGTCCAAGAAAGAGTTGGCCCTTCAACAAGCTCTTGATCAGATCACTTCTGCATTTGGAAAGGGATCCATCATGTGGCTTGGTCGCTCTGTCTCACCAAAAAATGTGCCTGTGGTGTCGACAGGTTCTTTTTCTCTTGATATAGCACTAGGAATTGGTGGTCTTCCAAAG GGACGCGTAGTTGAAATATATGGGCCAGAGGCTTCTGGAAAAACAACTCTTGCTTTACATGTGATTGCAGAAGCACAGAAGCAAGGAG GCTATTGTGTCTTTGTCGATGCTGAGCATGCCCTTGACAAGACACTTGCAGAGTCTATTGGGGTGAATACAGAAAACTTACTTCTCTCCCAACCTGATTGTGGTGAACAAGCTCTCAGTCTTGTGGATACCTTAATCCGTAGTGGTTCAGTTGATGTAATTGTTGTTGACAGT GTGGCTGCACTTGTTCCTAAAGGTGAGCTTGATGGTGAAATGGGTGATGCTCACATGGCAATGCAGGCTAGGTTGATGAGTCAGGCACTTCGAAAATTGAGCCATGCCTTATCACTTTCTCaaagtatattaatttttataaatcag GTGAGGTCAAAGATTTCAACCTTTGGGGGATTTAGTGGGCCTACTGAAGTTACTTGTGGTGGTAATGCATTGAAATTCTATGCTTCTGTGCGTCTAAATATCAAGAGAACAGGGTTTGTCAAGAAGGGTGAAGAG ATTTTGGGAAGCCAGGTTCTGGTCAAGGTTGTGAAGAACAAGCTTGCCCCTCCGTTTAAAACTGCCGAGTTTGAGCTTGAGTTTGGCAAGGGGATATGTAAAGAAACAGAAATTATAGATTTAAGCGTACAACACAAACTAATCTTAAAGGCTGGTGCAATGTATTACTATAACGAACAGAATTTCCGCGGGAAGGATGCCCTAAAGAGTTTCCTAGCTGAGAATTGTAGCGCATTAGAAGAACTTGAAACGAAGCTCAGAGAAAAGGTTCTTAATGTTGAAACAGAACAGGTACAAGAATCAGATGTTATTAAGGGAGATGTTACCGAAGAAATTACATCAGTTAATTCTACTGTCGAAGAAACAGCTGTTGTAGAAGCATGA
- the LOC114175678 gene encoding DNA repair protein recA homolog 3, mitochondrial-like isoform X2 — MSKKELALQQALDQITSAFGKGSIMWLGRSVSPKNVPVVSTGSFSLDIALGIGGLPKGRVVEIYGPEASGKTTLALHVIAEAQKQGGYCVFVDAEHALDKTLAESIGVNTENLLLSQPDCGEQALSLVDTLIRSGSVDVIVVDSVAALVPKGELDGEMGDAHMAMQARLMSQALRKLSHALSLSQSILIFINQVRSKISTFGGFSGPTEVTCGGNALKFYASVRLNIKRTGFVKKGEEILGSQVLVKVVKNKLAPPFKTAEFELEFGKGICKETEIIDLSVQHKLILKAGAMYYYNEQNFRGKDALKSFLAENCSALEELETKLREKVLNVETEQVQESDVIKGDVTEEITSVNSTVEETAVVEA; from the exons ATGTCCAAGAAAGAGTTGGCCCTTCAACAAGCTCTTGATCAGATCACTTCTGCATTTGGAAAGGGATCCATCATGTGGCTTGGTCGCTCTGTCTCACCAAAAAATGTGCCTGTGGTGTCGACAGGTTCTTTTTCTCTTGATATAGCACTAGGAATTGGTGGTCTTCCAAAG GGACGCGTAGTTGAAATATATGGGCCAGAGGCTTCTGGAAAAACAACTCTTGCTTTACATGTGATTGCAGAAGCACAGAAGCAAGGAG GCTATTGTGTCTTTGTCGATGCTGAGCATGCCCTTGACAAGACACTTGCAGAGTCTATTGGGGTGAATACAGAAAACTTACTTCTCTCCCAACCTGATTGTGGTGAACAAGCTCTCAGTCTTGTGGATACCTTAATCCGTAGTGGTTCAGTTGATGTAATTGTTGTTGACAGT GTGGCTGCACTTGTTCCTAAAGGTGAGCTTGATGGTGAAATGGGTGATGCTCACATGGCAATGCAGGCTAGGTTGATGAGTCAGGCACTTCGAAAATTGAGCCATGCCTTATCACTTTCTCaaagtatattaatttttataaatcag GTGAGGTCAAAGATTTCAACCTTTGGGGGATTTAGTGGGCCTACTGAAGTTACTTGTGGTGGTAATGCATTGAAATTCTATGCTTCTGTGCGTCTAAATATCAAGAGAACAGGGTTTGTCAAGAAGGGTGAAGAG ATTTTGGGAAGCCAGGTTCTGGTCAAGGTTGTGAAGAACAAGCTTGCCCCTCCGTTTAAAACTGCCGAGTTTGAGCTTGAGTTTGGCAAGGGGATATGTAAAGAAACAGAAATTATAGATTTAAGCGTACAACACAAACTAATCTTAAAGGCTGGTGCAATGTATTACTATAACGAACAGAATTTCCGCGGGAAGGATGCCCTAAAGAGTTTCCTAGCTGAGAATTGTAGCGCATTAGAAGAACTTGAAACGAAGCTCAGAGAAAAGGTTCTTAATGTTGAAACAGAACAGGTACAAGAATCAGATGTTATTAAGGGAGATGTTACCGAAGAAATTACATCAGTTAATTCTACTGTCGAAGAAACAGCTGTTGTAGAAGCATGA
- the LOC114178591 gene encoding nucleosome assembly protein 1;3-like, whose protein sequence is MSNDKDTFNVADLSSVLNEENRADLVNALKSKIQSLAGQHSDILESLSPNVRKRVEVLREIQGQHDELEAKFFEERAALEAKYQILYKPLYTKRYDIVNGVTEVEEAAVNETTPVAGDDEEKGVPAFWLTAMKNNEVLAEEISERDEGALKFLKDIKWSRIENPKGFKLEFFFDTNPYFTNTVLTKTYHMIDEDEPILEKAIGTEIQWHTGKCLTQKILKKKPKKGSKNAKPITKTENCESFFNFFNPPQVPEDDEDIDEDAAEELQNQMEQDYDIGSTIRDKIIPHAVSWFTGEAIQGDEFGELEEDEDDEDIEEDDDEEDDEEDDDDEDDEEESKTKKRSSAPKKSGRAQLGEGQQGERPPECKQQ, encoded by the exons ATGAGCAACGACAAGGATACCTTCAACGTTGCCGATCTCTCCTCTG TTCTCAACGAGGAAAATCGAGCAGACCTTGTCAATGCTCTTAAG AGCAAGATACAGAGTCTGGCTGGGCAGCACTCCGACATTCTCGAGTCGTTGTCACCTAACGTCAGGAAGCGTGTTGAGGTTCTTAGAGAGATCCAG GGTCAACACGATGAATTAGAGGCTAAATTTTTTGAGGAGAGAGCTGCTCTCGAGGCCAAATACCAAATATTGTATAAACCATTGTACACAAAG CGGTATGACATTGTAAATGGTGTTACCGAAGTTGAAGAAGCGGCAGTGAATGAAACAACACCCGTTGCTGGGGACGATGAAG AGAAAGGAGTGCCTGCATTTTGGCTTACTGCAATGAAAAACAATGAAGTGTTAGCTGAGGAG ATTTCAGAGCGTGATGAAGGTGCTCTCAAGTTTCTCAAAGATATCAAGTGGAGCAGGATAGAAAATCCTAAAGGATTCAAGCTTGAGTTTTTCTTTGATACCAATCCTTATTTTACGAATACTGTCTTGACCAAAACATATCATATGATTGATGAGGATGAACCAATTTTGGAGAAAGCAATTGG gACTGAAATTCAATGGCACACAGGAAAATGCCTGACACAGAAGATTCTTAAGAAAAAGCCCAAGAAGGGTTCAAAGAATGCTAAACCAATTACCAAAActgaaaattgtgaaagtttcttcaatttcttcaatcCACCACAAGTTCCTGAAGATGATGAAGACATTGATGAAGATGCG GCTGAGGAGCTTCAGAATCAGATGGAACAAGACTATGACATTGG GTCAACAATAAGAGACAAGATTATTCCCCATGCTGTGTCATGGTTTACTGGAGAGGCCATCCAGGGGGATGAATTTGGAGAACTAGAGGAGGATGAGGATGATGAAGATATAGAAGAGGACGACGATGAGGAAGACGATGAAGAGGACGacgatgatgaagatgatgaggAAGAAAGCAAGACAAAAAAGAGG TCATCAGCACCCAAG AAGAGTGGAAGAGCACAGCTTGGTGAGGGTCAGCAGGGGGAGCGACCTCCAGAGTGCAAGCAGCAGTAG
- the LOC114178590 gene encoding heat stress transcription factor A-7a-like, with protein MFEDRESHRHDDVFSESKDSGVTEEATVVHVKEEMDDTAVNGFMDKPPKPMGGLHEMGPPPFLKKTFDMVEDPKTDLVVSWSQTRDSFVVWDSHEFSKTLLPKYFKHSNFSSFIRQLNTYGFRKVDSDRWEFANEGFQGGKRHLLKKIRRRSKYNRLHHGAFNMMKPGVEAEVEKLKKDQNIMKAEILKLRQQQENSHVQLTNALERVRCAEMKQYQMMFFLTRMARKPAFVEQLIQKMRRKREVDGNDMVKRPRLMGNPCYVPFPNTMETTPNADYRPQNHKQFPSMQSELDEFLSETVNINKMEHPTPSPLEDQLCNPVQGSRAHGCSSTNAPDASSAYHVMSEKLMRENSVVDEELDVNDSNIYLELEDLITKPTDWYLGSASGLVEQTS; from the exons ATGTTCGAAGACAGGGAAAGCCATCGCCACGACGACGTTTTCAGCGAGAGCAAGGATTCCGGAGTGACTGAAGAGGCAACGGTGGTTCACGTCAAAGAAGAGATGGATGACACCGCCGTTAACGGTTTCATGGATAAGCCCCCGAAGCCGATGGGAGGGTTGCATGAGATGGGTCCTCCTCCGTTCCTGAAGAAGACCTTCGATATGGTGGAGGACCCTAAAACTGACCTTGTTGTGTCATGGAGTCAAACTCGCGATAGTTTCGTCGTTTGGGACTCTCATGAATTCTCCAAAACCCTTCTTCCCAAATACTTCAAGCACAGCAATTTCTCCAGCTTCATTCGCCAGCTCAACACCTAT GGCTTCAGGAAGGTTGATTCAGACCGGTGGGAGTTTGCGAATGAAGGATTCCAAGGAGGGAAGAGGCATTTGctaaagaagataagaagaaggAGTAAGTACAATAGACTGCATCACGGAGCTTTTAATATGATGAAGCCAGGCGTGGAGGCTGAAGTAGAGAAACTGAAGAAGGACCAGAACATTATGAAGGCGGAAATTCTGAAACTGAGGCAGCAGCAGGAGAATTCGCATGTTCAGCTCACAAATGCTCTGGAGAGAGTTCGGTGTGCAGAGATGAAGCAGTATCAGATGATGTTTTTCCTCACAAGAATGGCTAGAAAGCCCGCGTTTGTTGAGCAGTTAATCCAAAAGATGAGGAGGAAAAGAGAGGTTGATGGTAACGACATGGTTAAGAGGCCTAGATTGATGGGAAACCCCTGCTATGTACCCTTCCCAAACACCATGGAGACAACCCCTAATGCTGATTACAGACCCCAAAATCATAAACAATTCCCTTCAATGCAATCCGAGCTCGACGAATTTCTGTCTGAAACTGTGAACATCAACAAGATGGAGCACCCAACTCCCTCTCCCTTGGAAGATCAATTGTGTAACCCTGTGCAAGGGTCAAGAGCCCATGGTTGTTCTAGCACAAATGCGCCAGATGCTTCTTCTGCCTATCATGTTATGTCAGAAAAACTAATGCGGGAAAATTCTGTAGTTGATGAAGAACTAGATGTGAATGACTCTAATATCTATCTTGAATTAGAGGATTTGATCACTAAGCCTACGGATTGGTATCTTGGATCTGCAAGTGGATTGGTGGAACAAACGAGTTGA
- the LOC114177000 gene encoding heat shock factor protein HSF30-like, producing the protein MGEQLPPLKPEMFDDSESHRHDDVFSDSKDSGLTEEATAVHVKEELDDGAVNGFMDNTPKPMEGLHEMGPPPFLKKTFDMVEDPKTDLVVSWSQTRDSFVVWDSHEFSKTLLPKYFKHSNFSSFIRQLNTYGFRKVDSDRWEFANEGFQGGKRHLLKNIRRRGKYNRLHHGAFNLMKPGVEAEVEKLKKDQNILKVEILKLRQQQENSHVQLTNVQERVRHAEMKQYQMMFFLTRMARRPAFVEQLIQKMRRKRELDGNDMVKRPRLMGNPCYVPFPNTVETTPNVDYRPQNHKQFPSMQSELDEFLSETVNINKMEHPTPSPLEDQLCNPVQGSRAHGCSSANAPDASSAYHVMSEKLMRENSVVDEELDVNDSNIYLELEDLITKPSDWSLGTASGLVEQTS; encoded by the exons ATGGGAGAACAACTGCCACCACTCAAACCGGAGATGTTCGACGACAGCGAAAGCCATCGCCACGACGACGTTTTCAGCGACAGCAAGGACTCCGGCCTCACGGAAGAGGCAACGGCGGTTCACGTCAAGGAAGAGCTCGATGACGGCGCCGTTAACGGTTTCATGGATAACACGCCGAAACCGATGGAAGGGTTGCACGAGATGGGGCCCCCTCCGTTCCTGAAGAAGACCTTCGATATGGTGGAGGACCCTAAAACTGACCTTGTTGTGTCATGGAGTCAAACTCGCGATAGTTTCGTCGTTTGGGACTCTCATGAATTCTCCAAAACCCTTCTTCCCAAATACTTCAAGCACAGCAATTTCTCCAGCTTCATTCGCCAGCTCAACACCTAT GGCTTCAGGAAGGTTGATTCAGACCGGTGGGAGTTTGCGAATGAAGGATTCCAAGGAGGGAAGAGGCATTTGCTGAAGAACATAAGAAGGAGGGGAAAGTACAACAGACTGCATCACGGAGCTTTCAATTTGATGAAGCCAGGCGTGGAGGCTGAAGTGGAGAAACTGAAGAAGGACCAGAACATTTTGAAGGTGGAGATTCTGAAACTGAGACAGCAGCAGGAGAATTCGCATGTTCAGCTCACTAATGTTCAGGAGAGAGTTCGGCATGCAGAGATGAAGCAGTATCAGATGATGTTTTTCCTCACAAGAATGGCTAGAAGGCCAGCGTTTGTTGAGCAGTTAATCCAAAAGATGAGGAGGAAAAGAGAGCTTGATGGTAACGACATGGTTAAGAGGCCTAGATTGATGGGAAACCCCTGCTATGTACCCTTCCCAAACACCGTGGAGACAACCCCTAATGTTGATTACAGACCCCAAAATCATAAACAATTCCCTTCAATGCAATCCGAGCTCGACGAATTTCTGTCTGAAACTGTGAACATCAACAAGATGGAGCACCCAACTCCCTCTCCCTTGGAAGATCAATTGTGTAACCCTGTGCAAGGGTCAAGGGCCCATGGTTGTTCTAGCGCAAATGCGCCAGATGCTTCTTCTGCATATCATGTTATGTCAGAAAAACTAATGCGGGAAAATTCTGTAGTTGATGAAGAACTAGATGTGAATGACTCTAATATCTATCTTGAATTAGAGGATTTGATCACTAAGCCATCGGATTGGTCTCTTGGAACTGCAAGTGGATTGGTGGAACAAACTAGTTGA